The following proteins are co-located in the Gossypium hirsutum isolate 1008001.06 chromosome A02, Gossypium_hirsutum_v2.1, whole genome shotgun sequence genome:
- the LOC107952561 gene encoding uncharacterized protein: MNYCNKTTHMNQRNMKISSSQQSSLLECCMCGDSGITRELFQCKICHFRSQHRYCSNRYPKAGVYEVCNWCLNQEEHSKEKSQNSLNSSASSKGKNEDDNNNKIKGDNHHGAGFKGNRRNTNSLKQQQLMKIPIKKPKLEEKMKRKRIIKNAYLEEKLRRTKLEEISKNGVITRHFFRNKVRRYKLLDEVSS; encoded by the exons ATGAATTATTGTAATAAAACAACACATATGAATCAGAGAAACATGAAAATATCGTCGTCGCAGCAATCAAGCCTCCTCGAGTGTTGTATGTGTGGGGATTCTGGTATTACTCGAGAGCTTTTTCAATGCAAAATTTGTCATTTCAGATCTCAACACAG ATATTGCAGCAATCGGTATCCAAAAGCTGGGGTTTATGAAGTTTGTAATTGGTGTTTGAATCAAGAGGAGCATTCAAAGGAAAAGTCTCAGAATTCATTGAATTCTTCAGCTTCATCTAAAGGCAAAAacgaagatgataataataacaagataaaGGGTGATAATCACCATGGAGCTGGCTTTAAAGGCAACCGAAGAAATACCAACAGTTTAAAGCAACAACAATTGATGAAAATTCCCATCAAGAAACCCAAGTTAGAAGAGAAAATGAAGCGAAAAAGGATCATAAAGAATGCTTATTTAGAAGAAAAGCTTAGAAGAACAAAGTTAGAAGAGATATCGAAGAATGGGGTCATTACAAGACATTTTTTCAGAAACAAGGTAAGAAGATATAAGCTTTTGGATGAGGTTTCAAGTTAA